Part of the Salvelinus namaycush isolate Seneca chromosome 25, SaNama_1.0, whole genome shotgun sequence genome is shown below.
tcagagaatctgcagagaagaatgtaagaaactccccaaatacatgtgtgccaagctttgtagcatcatacccaagaagactcaaggctgtaatcactgccaaagatgcttcaataaagtactgagtaaagggtctgaatacttatgtaaatgtgaaatttaatacatttgctaacatttctaaaaaaaaacagtttttgctttgtcattatgcagtattgtgtgttgattgatgagggggaaaacaatttaatccattttagaataaggctgtaacgtatcaaaatggtgaaaaagtcaaggggtctgaattctttccaaatgcactgtatgtaatatatatatacaccatcTCAAAGACAGTATTTATTATGATACATCTCTGTTCACACAAAGGTTATTGATTAGGCCTTTCACTCTTGAAGCTGCCAGTTAAGTCCTATATCACATTCTAGCCCATAAAACATTTTGTATATACAACATTTACATATCTTACAGTGTCATTTATAGTGATTCAGACAGCAATGGCAAGTCATCAGACTAAGGCGCCATCATTCAGGATGGAATTCAAACAAGACACATTGTCATCAATCGCTCTGTCGACAATGTGCCTTTGTAACCGGGTGCATTTCCCCCTTCGACGTTCGTGGAGAGATCGCATTCATGACCAACTCTGAAGATGCCAGCACAAACGTAAATATAAAGTCATCATTTAAAAATCAAGTGCAATTACGCCTGTCGACAACACACCTTTTGATTGAATTCTGGCAATGGACTTAATTAAGCCTTGAGGTGTTCCCCTTACATCTTAAGCCAATCTGACAACAAACAGACACCACATTGAAGGAGTGACATTTCCCACAATACAAACAAAACATCATTGGGGTTTCACAGATGAAATTGTTAATTGCCCATTGTAAGAAACCGTTCCAAGACATCCGTTGCGATGTTATTGTgtgtttcttcttctctttctgagCTAAATGCCCTGTACTCCATAACTTGTAATAACACTGTGCTGAAGGGACCCGAGTGGTCAGACGAGTTCAGAGAGATTGCTTGGAGTTGTGTTAATAAGATTAGTTTAGTTGATCCAACCGGTCAGTCGGTCTTATTCTTGGCTGCTTCTTCTGCCTTCTGTGCTTTCCTCCTGTTGGCCACCTCTTTCAGTCCCTCCTGTATCTGCTCCAGTGCTTCTTCGTCTCCTGCAGACTGGGCCAGAGCCAGGGACTCCTTGTACAGCTTCACAGACTCCTCAAAAAGATCTAGAAGGAGACAAGGATTGTGTTCATTTGGCACGAAACAGAAGAAAAACAGGTGGGACTACCTGGGATTGGCCTTTTCCGATAAGACACACAtggttgttttctgttgcaaaaacGCTTTGAAGCATTTTCTGTTGCACGCCCTAGTGAACACTACAGAGATGATCAACAGTCGTAAAAGTCTTCACTGTACCCCCTTGAACTAAATGTTATTCATTAATGTTAATATCTGTACAGTTACTCATGCAGCTGCACCTACTCAAACTGACGTATTcgtcgacctggctaaggctttcgactctgtcaatcacaacattcttattggcagactcaacagccttggtttctctaatgatttcctcgcttggttcaccaactacttctccgatagagttcagtatgttaaatcggagggcctgttgtccggacctctggcagtctctatgggggtgccacagggttcaattctcgggccgactctcttctctgtatacatcattgatgtcgctctcgctgctggtgattctctgatccacctctacgcagacaacaccattctgtatacctctggcccttctttggacacttaactcacctccagatgagcttcaatgccgtacaacactccttccgtggcctccaactgctcttaaatgcaagtaaaactaaatgcatgctcttcaaccgatcgctgcccgcacctgcccgcccgtccagcattactctagacggttctgacttaggtatttgtagttgtccacatattctaggtgtctggctagactgtaaactctccttccagactcacattaaacatctcccatccaaaattaaatctagaatcagcttcctatttggcaacaaagcatccttcactcatgctgccaaacataccctcgtaaaactgaccatcctaccgatcttcgacgatgtcatttacaaaatagcctccaacacgctACTcgacaaattggatgcagtctatcacagtgccatccgttttgtcaaagcaccatatactacccaccactgcgacctgtatgctctcgttggctggccctcgcttcatactcgtcgccaaacccactggctccaggtcatctacaagtctctgctaggtaaagccccgccttatctcagctcactggtcaccatagcagcacccacctgtagcacacgctccagcaggtatatctcactggtcacccccaaagccaattcttcctttggctgcctctccttccagttctctgctgccaatgactggaacaaactgcaaaaatctctgaagctggagactcttacctccctcactagcttaaagcaccagctgtcagagcagctcacagatcactgcacctgtacatagcccatctgtaaatagcccatccaatctacctcatccccatactgtatttatttatcttgctccttttcGCCCTagaatctctacttgcacattcatcctctgcacatctatcactccagtgtttaattgctatattgtaattacttcgccaccatgtcctatttattgccttacctctcttatccgacctcatttgcacatgctgtatatagatttttttcctactgtattattggctgtttgtttattccatgtgtaactctgtgttgttgtatgtgtcaaactgctttgctttatcttggccaggtcgcagttgtaaatgagaacttgttctcaactggcctacctggttaaataaacaaATTTAAAATTAAAATCTGTGCCAGGGGGATATTATGCACATGCATAGagatgccatttagcagacacttttatccagaaaCTTAAACACAGGTTTACCCACTTGTTTTTTCTTTCAACAGTTTACCCACCTTCTGTGGAAAGGCATATTGAAAGTAAGCCTATAGGGAACGTTACTTTTTTCACCGTAACGCATCCATTATTGTTTTTTACCACGACATCACTGTATGCATGCAaccattttattttatattttttaacttATGGGTGGttccgggaatcaaacccactatcctgacGTTGCAAGAGCCATGCTCTTCCAACTGAGTTACATTAATTTTGTAATTTAGCAAATCCACAATAAAAGTTCATGTTGTGACACTGAAAACTGGCTTGTGTTGGAGGAAACCAAGGCCCTCTTAGAGGTTGTCCTCATTTTCATCCCTCCTTACCATTGTGCAGTAGGATGCCTGCCATGTTTCCCAGCAGCACATGTTGGTCAGGGTGGCCGTTTTCTCTGCTCAGCTCCACAGCCTGCTTCACCAGGGGCAGAGCCTCGTCGTGGCGACCCTGCATGTCCAGGATGGTGGCCAGGTCACTCATCAGCACCAAGGACTGTAGTCAGGACAGCAGAAAACAATTTCCAGATAATATAGAAGTAAGAACAGATTAACTTCTAGGTTACAAAACATCAAGATGCATAACTGCAAAGCATTTAGACTACATCAGTCTTCTGTGGGCAGGTATCTCCCTGCTCTTCCTGGTACCTGTGGGTGGGTCTCTCCCTGCTCTTCCTGGTACCTGTGGGTGGGTCTCTCCCTGCTCTTCCTGGTACCTGTGGGTGGGTCTCTCCCTGCTCTTCCTGGTACCTGTGGGCAGGTCTCTCCCTGCTCTTCCTGGTACCTGTGGGCGGGTCTCTCCCTGCTCTTCCTGGCATCTGTGGGCAGGTCTCTCCCTGCTCTTCCTGGCATCTGTGGGCGGGTCTCTCCCTGCTCTTCCTGGCCAACTGGTACCTGTGGGTGAGTCTGTCCCTGCTCTTCCTGACAGATCAGCAAGGCTTGCTTGTAGTCCACCACCGCCTGGCTCAGGCGGTGTATAGCGACCATGTAGCGGGCGTGGGAGTCCAGGGTCAGGCCCAGTAGGAGCCGGGTCTCCTTCCTCAACTCTtctgaagagagggagaaacacgAGGATGGATGCTGTCAGCGAGCAAGCTCAATATCAAAAGGTCACAAGTTGAATGCACACCATACTAAAAGCAAGGTTACACAACTTTTCAGAAGATAACATCGCCCTCTTTATTTAAATGTTCTGATTTTATTGACCAGATCGTGCGAGAGGGTGACCAAGGGGAAAGATATCCTCTCTCTACGTCACAAGGTATTAGGCCGGATTCTAGCCTATACCGTCACGGTACATAATGTGTGCCTGAGACAGCACCACTACACCAGCCAGGCCACACCATTTCCAGCATGGTTGTGGCTGCATCGTGCAATGGTAATGCCTGTCATTGGCGGGGACTTGATTTGGAAGGATTAAGAATGAAAAGTAAAAAAAGGGAATGAAATGTCCTAGAGGAAAAGCTGCATCAGTCTGCTTGAGACATTCAGTTCACAGGGAGCAGTGTTTGTTGTGCTGTTCTGTCACGCCCCGGATTACAGATGACATTATGAGGGTTTAAATATTGTAATTGGACAACATTTACAAAGAAAGGAGCACAAggacagcgcacacacacacactctgtactAGAGAGAAGACACCATAAGGCCCAATACAGCTAAAGAGGAGGCTAGGCCTGAACTTTACAATGAACTGACAGTCTGCTGTTTACTGAACAGTACAATGGACTGGCTTTTAAAACAAGATGGCGCCGACGATGGTCGCCCTGTTGCTAGCTCCCTGCCAATTGAGCATTCTTGATTATTTGAagtgtcttttttttttaaactatttgatCAGAGTTTCTAGTATTATTCCCCATCACCGACAAGCACTTCTGGACATTAGATCTAGATTACTCAAGACAAATGAGTCTTACCGGAGCAGGATACTCCGTCTAGACTACCCAAAGCAGTTCCATTGCTTACGAGAGCCCTTTTTCCAAAAAGATGCCGCCAGAGGAGGGGAAGGCGAGCTGGAGTTGTAGTCTAATTAAACCACCCTCCCCTTTCTAGTATATAACCTGATACTGtacagtccctggacaataaactTTGTGAGCTCAGATTTCCTACCAGATATACAAGACACTAACATAATCTGTCTCACAGACTTGGTTATCAGGGGAGGTGCTAGATCAGGCTACACAGCCCACGGGGTTCTCCGTACATCACACGGACAGGGTAAAAGAGCTTTGCGGGAAAAACAGTGGCGGAAGAGTATGTTTTGGCATTAAAAATGTGTGAGTTGCTTTGCGGGTTTTGACTAAAATGTAAGCCTAGATTTGTGATAATGATGTGAGCTACAGGCAAGTTTGAGTCAAGTGATATGCATTTTTAGCAGACAGCATTGTGCCATACACACACAGGAGCAGTGTTGGACAGGAGATAGACGAGGATCCTGattagggctgtgacgataccagtatcgtgaTATTATTTTCAAAGGCAGAAAATGAATTAGAAAAAAACGAAGCAGACTCTGTATGTAAAGTAGTGTGacacagcttggaaaataaataaatgtgactctggatgacaacaatGATGACATCCTCCAGTCACACAAACAATCTTACGCTATTACAGCAAAAACGATTTGAAGGTTTGGTCGTTAGATACCCGATTGCTCCTCAGCAGGAAGTTCCTTGAATTTCTCCAACTTGGCTTCAAGGGATTCAGTGCAAAACTGGAAACCCATCTTTGCCAAGTCATTCCTGAGGAGAAACAAACAGGTTACAGTTGGTAAATGGTGCACCGTGGTATGTAGAACCTGGGGGGTGGTTCATGAAACTGTAGTCCTATAATACAGGACTACAACCAACCGCAGAAGAAAACAAACATTCTCAACTGAAAACCTTTGAGTAGAGAGGCCTTCTAATGGTGTATAGGCACACTCTTCATCAACTAAGCTGGCTGGCTCCTATCAGAGACTTATTTGTATCTATTAAAAGTATGCATCAAAAAGGTGCCTCCTAATTTAAACGATGTCCATTATTTAAGAGGTAAGGACCACTAGAACTAATTTGGTTGGCTTAAACCTTGAAGCTGATTCAATTGTTCCAACGTCCATTTAAACCCATATGAAGACATCCACTTTTGAAGTTCACTTACTTCTCCTGGCCGGCATATATGGTAGCGAGCTTCAAGGACATCTCAATGACACCATTGTCATCCTTTGAAcccgagggagagagaaaaagactgaAGTAGCAATATAGCATTGAGTGTCTGGACCACAATGCACTGCCAATGGTTTCTGAATTGACGGAGCTGAGCCTAAAACTATTCCAGACAGTCCTTCTTTCCTCAAATGGACAATAGATAGATTGTCCTCTTCATTTCAAAATCAAAAAGCTGCTTCAGTACCCAGCGACTCTACTGTCCAGATGTCACAACAATTCTATTCCTCTGCTATTAATAAAATTATATGCCATGTAGCAGAcgtttttatccaaagtgactaacagtaatgcatgcatacatttttatacATTTACCACACTTAACCTCTTACTTAGAGACACACGACCAACCCTCACCTGTGGTGTTCCTCCGGACAACATGAAACTCATGGCCACTTTGAACAGTTTCTCTGCCTGGGGGAGAAGAGCACAGGGGTCACTGGAAGTCAGCAAAACAGCTCAAAACACAAGCATTTAAAAAGAAAAGTACAATATCACATTAACCTCTGCTCAATTGTCATTTCAATGAATGATGTACCACGAATTCTTGAAGAAAATACTTAagaatgcctcatgagcttagtacAACTGAATGGTTTCAAAGGTAGACTCCGCAGTATGACATCATCTTCACCTCCAGCTTACAGACATCAacaaaaacaggattttaaaaAATGCCAAAACTTCCCCTATTGGCTCTTCTCAATTTGTGCCCTCCTTTGAAGAACACATACATTAGGAAACGTCAATAGTGGCAGTCCTCCTTGCAGATTTTAACTTTGATAAGCACGATTCCAAAAGTGGGACAGCAGGTGGGGGTTCactgaagagaggagaaagagatggcgACCTCTGCTATTACTCACATTATCCAGCTGACCTTGGACATAGGCAAGGTTCGCCATCTGTAGAGACCGGggacaataaaacaacaataatgaTGTGCTGCTGAGTTTCTGTGGCAACTGTGGCATTAATGCCATGGCATTACATTCAAAAATGCTTACAGAAATTCCTGAGAAAAGCACATTACTCCATcaaagtgtattgagtgataccTCAAAACTATCGTTATCACAACATGAATCAATGTGTGTGCAATATCACTATTGCAAGAGGCTGCGATTCTTAAATTCACTCTGTAATGCACAGCAGAAGCAAAGACTAATCACGTGTCAAATAAGTCTAGTCAACCACATGTGTTCCCACAAGTTCACTGTGCAGGCTAATAAACACTGGGTTTGAAGCACATTTGAACAAGTTAAAAACATCCTGTTAAATAGGCAAGGCTTTTACCAAGCTGTAGGTGTAGATGATAGCTTGTGTATTGTTAGTCTGGTGGGCCAGCTTGATGGCCTGGTGGAGGAATCCATTGGCTCCATGCAACTGCCCCCGCATCATACCGAGCttgaacacaacacacaccaatGTTACTCAGACATAACATGTAAAATTGATGACACTTCATCAAAACATAAATGTCTAGGACAGATATGACAAACATTTGGGTCTGAATTGATACAATTAAAATGCTGTTACGTTGATGACACTTGAGATTCAGAAGATTGCAAATCATCTCTTGGCAAATACAGTTGCATGGTACTGTACTTCTCGTTTAGATTAAGATTCTAGGTAGAAACTGGATTGAGGAGTTGCCTGCATCAATGACAATTAGTTACCTTGGCTCTCTTCAAAAGTAAAATAATCTCATCTTCTTTCTTCTGGGCATCAGTTCTGGTGTCCTCCTCAGCTTTGCTGAAGAGAGAGAACGCTATGAacgaggaggagggaggaggaggaggaggaggaggggggtgtaTATCACAAAACATTTAGGTCACTCAATGACTCCTATGACCGGTTGTGAACGTTGACCACGTTCTTTTAATGACATGTTGAAGGACTCTCAATGATGCAAATCATATGCACATCAATGTAAAAGATTATCGATGATAGTCTCTTGTAAGTTTCATGTACTGACAATGACACACACTAGGGAAGAGTATTTTAAAACACATCTAACATGACAATAACTTACTTACCAATTACACTACCCATTGCATAAGTCCAGTTTCTAGTAGCACGACTATTTTCATCGCCATTGCTTTCGCAGCTGCGGTATAGCGGTGACCTTCTGTGCACAGTAGCATGGATAGCATTCGATTGAGAAGTCGTCCTTTTCAGACATTTCAATGATTGTGTCCTCGCATGAACTCGACTATCTAAAGACAGGTTGCGGGAGCCCTCTGACATAAATTGCTTTATTTGATTCCTATTAGAAAAGAATGCACGAGTGACAGCGGGTAACGCCATTTTAAAATACATTACAATTCCCGTCGGAAGTTTTGGTGGAAGACCAAAACACGTCACTCCCTGTAATCAAAAAACGTTCAACATAAAAGGGAAGTTGTACATAACAACAATATTATTAATTATAATATTTTCGCATATGTATTGAATACATCAATGTCTTTATTTTCTATTTTGAAGGGCAATACAAAAACCTTGTGCCGGAAGTGATTATCTGCGCCCGCGGTCAATACGACTACCTTCAGTTGATTTGTTGATGAGCATCTGAAGTGTACTTTTTCCAAAATGTCTAAAGTACAGCTGTTGAATGTGTTTATTACCGAGCAATTAACAGCAGTAGCTGTTGAGTTATTTGGGACAGTGGGAAAGAAGGTTGCAGAGGAGCATCAAAAACGATTAAACAACAGTGGCTGGTGAGATGTTCAGGGCAGTGGAAAAGACGATAGCAGAGTAACGTTACCAGGAAGAGATCTCCAGTTAAAAAATGGAGAACGAACGTCTACGGGTATTTCTTCTGAAGTTTGGAGCAGGTTTGTACcgaacaaaaaaaaatacattataaGTTACACAACCAATTCGTTCTAAGCTATCTTGTAGCTACCCTCGGAAGCACCAGCTACCCACGAGCCTtttgccgcgttcaaaacaactgggaactgatTTGGATcatctccgacttcagtgcgttcaaaacaactgcgAACTCGAGGGGGCGAacgagctacgactgggaaaaatcggtttgaacggtcatccaacttgtgAACTCGGGACATTTCAGGAGCTCCgatctgaagatcactgacgtcattatTTGACCTCCTATTTCTTCCCCCCCCCTTCTTCTaggtttccagttgttttgaacgcggcatttgTCTCGCGCGAGGGACTATCTGGGAATGACAGTGTCCGGTTTTTCGCTGCtgcagtaatgactgctg
Proteins encoded:
- the LOC120020715 gene encoding tetratricopeptide repeat protein 19, mitochondrial-like isoform X3, whose translation is MYFKMALPAVTRAFFSNRNQIKQFMSEGSRNLSLDSRVHARTQSLKCLKRTTSQSNAIHATVHRRSPLYRSCESNGDENSRATRNWTYAMGSVIAFSLFSKAEEDTRTDAQKKEDEIILLLKRAKLGMMRGQLHGANGFLHQAIKLAHQTNNTQAIIYTYSLMANLAYVQGQLDNAEKLFKVAMSFMLSGGTPQDDNGVIEMSLKLATIYAGQEKNDLAKMGFQFCTESLEAKLEKFKELPAEEQSEELRKETRLLLGLTLDSHARYMVAIHRLSQAVVDYKQALLICQEEQGQTHPQVPVGQEEQGETRPQMPGRAGRDLPTDARKSRERPAHRYQEEQGETCPQVPGRAGRDPPTVLGADE
- the LOC120020715 gene encoding tetratricopeptide repeat protein 19, mitochondrial-like isoform X1, with the protein product MYFKMALPAVTRAFFSNRNQIKQFMSEGSRNLSLDSRVHARTQSLKCLKRTTSQSNAIHATVHRRSPLYRSCESNGDENSRATRNWTYAMGSVIAFSLFSKAEEDTRTDAQKKEDEIILLLKRAKLGMMRGQLHGANGFLHQAIKLAHQTNNTQAIIYTYSLMANLAYVQGQLDNAEKLFKVAMSFMLSGGTPQDDNGVIEMSLKLATIYAGQEKNDLAKMGFQFCTESLEAKLEKFKELPAEEQSEELRKETRLLLGLTLDSHARYMVAIHRLSQAVVDYKQALLICQEEQGQTHPQVPVGQEEQGETRPQMPGRAGRDLPTDARKSRERPAHRYQEEQGETCPQVPGRAGRDPPTGTRKSRERPTHRYQEEQGETHPQSLVLMSDLATILDMQGRHDEALPLVKQAVELSRENGHPDQHVLLGNMAGILLHNDLFEESVKLYKESLALAQSAGDEEALEQIQEGLKEVANRRKAQKAEEAAKNKTD
- the LOC120020715 gene encoding tetratricopeptide repeat protein 19, mitochondrial-like isoform X2, which gives rise to MYFKMALPAVTRAFFSNRNQIKQFMSEGSRNLSLDSRVHARTQSLKCLKRTTSQSNAIHATVHRRSPLYRSCESNGDENSRATRNWTYAMGSVIAFSLFSKAEEDTRTDAQKKEDEIILLLKRAKLGMMRGQLHGANGFLHQAIKLAHQTNNTQAIIYTYSLMANLAYVQGQLDNAEKLFKVAMSFMLSGGTPQDDNGVIEMSLKLATIYAGQEKNDLAKMGFQFCTESLEAKLEKFKELPAEEQSEELRKETRLLLGLTLDSHARYMVAIHRLSQAVVDYKQALLICQEEQGQTHPQSLVLMSDLATILDMQGRHDEALPLVKQAVELSRENGHPDQHVLLGNMAGILLHNDLFEESVKLYKESLALAQSAGDEEALEQIQEGLKEVANRRKAQKAEEAAKNKTD
- the LOC120020715 gene encoding tetratricopeptide repeat protein 19, mitochondrial-like isoform X4; the encoded protein is MMRGQLHGANGFLHQAIKLAHQTNNTQAIIYTYSLMANLAYVQGQLDNAEKLFKVAMSFMLSGGTPQDDNGVIEMSLKLATIYAGQEKNDLAKMGFQFCTESLEAKLEKFKELPAEEQSEELRKETRLLLGLTLDSHARYMVAIHRLSQAVVDYKQALLICQEEQGQTHPQVPVGQEEQGETRPQMPGRAGRDLPTDARKSRERPAHRYQEEQGETCPQVPGRAGRDPPTGTRKSRERPTHRYQEEQGETHPQSLVLMSDLATILDMQGRHDEALPLVKQAVELSRENGHPDQHVLLGNMAGILLHNDLFEESVKLYKESLALAQSAGDEEALEQIQEGLKEVANRRKAQKAEEAAKNKTD